Proteins encoded together in one Anaerobaca lacustris window:
- a CDS encoding Minf_1886 family protein, giving the protein MKKGLDEIAIMDGRFSVAAFKFVYEGLAYTIKNIVGEQQHISGQTLCEGLRRMAAEKYGRLAPLVLRSWGLKTTRHFGEIVYTLIDYEWMSAQPTDTIDDFNDVYDLQTAFDDLVAF; this is encoded by the coding sequence ATGAAGAAAGGTCTCGACGAAATCGCGATAATGGACGGCCGCTTCAGCGTGGCGGCCTTCAAGTTCGTCTACGAAGGGTTGGCCTACACGATCAAGAACATCGTCGGCGAACAGCAGCACATCAGCGGCCAGACCCTGTGCGAGGGGCTACGCCGCATGGCCGCGGAGAAATACGGCCGGCTGGCCCCACTGGTCCTGCGCTCATGGGGACTCAAGACCACACGCCACTTCGGGGAGATCGTCTATACGCTGATCGACTACGAATGGATGAGCGCCCAGCCCACCGACACCATCGACGACTTCAACGATGTCTACGATCTCCAAACCGCCTTCGACGACCTCGTCGCCTTCTGA
- the dapF gene encoding diaminopimelate epimerase produces MDVHFKKYHGLGNDYLVIDPNVRDVVMTEANIRLICDRNFGIGSDGILYGPIFDVGRASPRAGGASCEDAQPTGEIPRLRILNPDGSEAEKSGNGLRIFAKYLFEKQYVRSKEFQIQTLGGTVSVQVKDDVAGMIRINMGKVTFVSDEIPVAGQRREVVNEALDVNGVDFKVTCLSIGNPHCVIPMEQVSEERARAIGPFVENHPRFPNRINMQLLKVIDRANIDIRIWERGAGYTLASGSSSCAAACAAHKLGLVDNDITVHMPGGTLHIEIMPDGEVFMTGPVEGTFEGTFHADLQKRISKSKV; encoded by the coding sequence ATGGACGTGCATTTCAAGAAATATCATGGGTTGGGCAACGACTATCTGGTGATCGATCCAAACGTTCGTGATGTGGTGATGACGGAAGCGAACATCCGGCTGATCTGCGATCGCAACTTCGGCATTGGCTCCGACGGCATCCTCTACGGACCGATCTTCGATGTAGGGCGAGCGTCCCCGCGCGCCGGGGGGGCGTCGTGCGAGGACGCACAGCCTACCGGCGAGATCCCGAGACTGCGTATCCTCAATCCCGACGGCAGCGAGGCTGAAAAGAGCGGCAACGGACTGCGCATCTTCGCCAAGTATCTCTTCGAGAAGCAGTACGTACGGTCCAAGGAGTTCCAGATCCAAACGTTAGGGGGGACCGTCTCGGTGCAGGTGAAGGATGACGTCGCCGGGATGATTCGCATCAACATGGGTAAGGTGACGTTCGTCAGCGACGAGATTCCCGTGGCGGGTCAGAGGCGCGAGGTGGTCAACGAAGCGCTCGACGTCAACGGCGTGGATTTCAAGGTCACGTGCCTGTCCATCGGCAATCCGCATTGCGTGATCCCGATGGAGCAGGTCAGCGAGGAGCGGGCCCGCGCGATCGGGCCGTTCGTCGAGAACCACCCGCGGTTCCCCAATCGCATCAACATGCAACTGCTCAAGGTGATCGACCGGGCCAACATCGACATCCGCATCTGGGAGCGCGGAGCCGGCTACACGCTGGCCTCGGGCAGCAGCTCGTGCGCCGCCGCCTGCGCCGCCCACAAGCTGGGCCTGGTCGACAACGACATCACCGTCCACATGCCAGGGGGCACGCTGCACATCGAAATCATGCCCGACGGCGAAGTCTTCATGACCGGACCGGTGGAGGGCACGTTCGAGGGCACCTTCCACGCCGACCTGCAAAAGAGAATATCAAAGAGCAAAGTGTAA
- a CDS encoding PSP1 domain-containing protein, which translates to MTETTAKQKPVKGKKYMLVRYGRMNNLGLFEHDELQIPKTPARVVVKTDKGLELGYVVGQPTSYKEGRFRFTEEQICSYFTNSDINFPNEIAGKVIRIATPDDVSEEQHLTKITDEEIAYCERFVKDLGLKMKIVGAEHIFGGERIIFYFMADGRVDFRELVRRLAQEYQTRIEMRQIGSRDEAKLLGDVESCGQECCCIRFLQLLKPVNMRMAKMQKATLDPAKISGYCGRLKCCLRYEDETYTSLKKRLPKRSTWVQAKRGEGKVFEGKVIDAQILTQLVVVESERGERVAFPVDEITILPAPPVRQEKPEGKEPSPPPRRPRRGGNPRKK; encoded by the coding sequence ATGACCGAAACAACAGCCAAACAGAAGCCTGTCAAGGGCAAGAAGTATATGCTGGTCCGCTACGGGCGGATGAACAACCTCGGCCTGTTCGAGCATGATGAGCTGCAGATCCCAAAGACACCCGCTCGCGTCGTCGTCAAGACGGACAAGGGCCTCGAACTGGGCTATGTGGTCGGCCAGCCGACGTCGTACAAGGAAGGCCGCTTCCGGTTCACGGAAGAGCAGATTTGCAGCTACTTCACCAACAGCGACATCAATTTTCCCAACGAGATCGCGGGCAAAGTCATTCGTATCGCAACCCCCGACGATGTCAGCGAAGAGCAGCACCTGACGAAGATCACCGACGAGGAAATCGCCTACTGCGAACGTTTCGTCAAGGACCTGGGACTGAAAATGAAGATCGTCGGCGCCGAGCACATTTTCGGCGGCGAGCGGATCATCTTCTACTTCATGGCCGACGGCCGCGTCGATTTTCGCGAGCTGGTTCGGCGGCTGGCCCAGGAGTACCAGACGCGGATCGAGATGCGACAGATCGGCTCGCGAGACGAGGCCAAACTGCTCGGCGACGTCGAGAGCTGTGGCCAGGAGTGCTGCTGCATTCGTTTCCTCCAGTTGCTCAAGCCTGTGAACATGCGGATGGCGAAGATGCAGAAGGCCACCCTCGACCCCGCCAAGATCTCCGGCTATTGCGGCCGACTGAAGTGCTGCCTGCGGTACGAGGACGAGACCTATACGTCGCTCAAGAAGCGGCTGCCCAAGAGAAGCACCTGGGTGCAGGCCAAGCGAGGGGAAGGGAAGGTCTTCGAAGGCAAGGTCATCGACGCCCAGATTCTGACTCAGCTTGTCGTCGTGGAGTCCGAACGCGGCGAGAGGGTGGCATTTCCCGTCGATGAGATCACGATCCTTCCCGCTCCGCCGGTCCGGCAGGAGAAGCCCGAGGGCAAGGAGCCGTCTCCACCGCCGCGCCGACCGCGCCGAGGCGGCAATCCGAGAAAGAAATAG
- a CDS encoding GNAT family N-acetyltransferase yields the protein MTTWPQLRRATNADCEPVKTLVFTVLDEYGLRPDPDGTDADLDDIERSYFARGGTFRILQEEDGSLVGAYGLYPLQNHTCELRKMYLRRTHRGRGLGRRLLEDALASARELGFTTVTLETASVLKEAIALYKRYGFVPCPSDHLATRCDQAYILVLQ from the coding sequence ATGACGACGTGGCCGCAACTGAGACGTGCAACGAATGCCGACTGTGAACCAGTGAAAACCCTTGTGTTCACAGTCCTCGACGAGTACGGCCTCCGGCCCGACCCCGACGGTACCGATGCGGACCTCGACGACATCGAACGATCGTACTTTGCGCGAGGCGGGACATTCCGCATTCTGCAGGAAGAAGACGGCTCGCTCGTCGGCGCCTATGGGCTCTATCCCCTGCAAAACCACACCTGCGAGTTGCGGAAGATGTACCTGCGCCGAACGCATCGTGGCCGGGGTCTCGGCAGGCGGCTGCTCGAAGATGCGCTGGCCTCCGCTCGCGAACTGGGTTTCACCACCGTAACGCTCGAAACGGCCTCGGTCCTGAAAGAAGCCATCGCCCTCTACAAGCGGTACGGCTTCGTCCCCTGCCCCAGCGACCACCTCGCCACCCGCTGCGACCAGGCTTACATCCTGGTATTGCAGTAG
- the metG gene encoding methionine--tRNA ligase: MPRQIVVTSALPYANGPIHIGHLVEYLQTDIWVRFQKACGNRCFYFCADDTHGTPIMLSARNAGITPEELIGRIHKEHKADFDRFHIEFDNYYTTHSPENRQLSELIFTRLDRAGSITRRDVEQTYCESCKMPLPDRYVRGTCPRCGAADQYGDSCEACGATYQPKDLVEPRCATCGATPVLQSSEHYFFKLADYEDRLKTLIAAGHTQKSVANKLDEWFKAGLKDWDISRDGPYFGFKIPGEENKYFYVWLDAPIGYMASARNYCERHGLDFETLWNSPENELYHFIGKDIMYFHALFWPAMLMGAGFKTANKLFVHGFLTVNGEKMSKSRGTFVRAATFARHLDPESLRYYYASKLTDTVGDIDLGIEDFVNKTNADIVGKYANLASRSGPMLANKLGGRLGRLDDEGRQLVERLAAARDAIVADYEGLDYAAVVRAVSALADEANRYVETKQPWATVKVDPEQTRATLTATLNAMKTLTIYLKPILPKFAEKVEKFLDVEPLGFADVDGVLEDHEIGTFERLFERIDEEQVQTMLEESKESQAPQAAPAPEPEKAAVSPFKPEVTIDDFAKLDLRIAKVLTAEPVEGADKLLHLVLDVGGVERNVLAGIAKAYQPEQLVGRLVVFFANLKPRKMKFGTSEGMILACGPGGGDVFLLAPDAGATPGQVVS; encoded by the coding sequence ATGCCTCGACAGATCGTAGTCACCTCGGCGCTGCCGTATGCCAACGGCCCGATCCATATCGGGCACCTCGTGGAATACCTCCAGACCGACATCTGGGTCCGCTTCCAGAAAGCCTGCGGGAATCGGTGTTTCTACTTCTGCGCCGACGATACGCACGGTACGCCCATCATGCTCAGTGCGCGGAACGCCGGCATCACGCCGGAGGAACTCATCGGGCGGATCCACAAGGAGCACAAGGCCGATTTCGACCGCTTTCACATCGAGTTCGACAATTATTACACGACCCATTCGCCCGAGAACAGGCAACTCAGCGAACTGATCTTCACACGGCTCGATCGGGCCGGCTCGATCACCCGGCGTGACGTTGAGCAGACCTACTGTGAGAGCTGCAAGATGCCGCTGCCCGACCGCTATGTGCGCGGCACGTGTCCGCGCTGCGGCGCCGCCGACCAATACGGCGATTCCTGTGAGGCGTGCGGCGCCACGTATCAGCCGAAGGACCTGGTCGAACCTCGCTGCGCCACGTGCGGCGCGACGCCCGTGCTTCAGAGCTCCGAGCACTACTTCTTCAAACTGGCCGACTACGAGGACCGACTCAAGACGCTGATCGCCGCCGGGCACACGCAGAAATCCGTCGCCAACAAGCTCGACGAGTGGTTCAAGGCCGGTCTGAAGGACTGGGACATTTCTCGCGACGGGCCGTACTTCGGATTCAAGATTCCCGGCGAGGAGAACAAGTATTTCTACGTCTGGCTCGATGCCCCCATTGGCTATATGGCCTCGGCTCGGAACTACTGCGAGCGGCACGGCCTGGATTTCGAGACGCTCTGGAACAGCCCCGAAAACGAGTTGTACCATTTCATCGGCAAGGACATCATGTACTTCCATGCCCTGTTCTGGCCGGCCATGCTCATGGGCGCCGGTTTCAAGACCGCCAACAAGCTCTTCGTGCATGGCTTCCTCACCGTCAACGGCGAGAAGATGAGCAAGTCGCGCGGCACGTTCGTCCGCGCGGCCACCTTCGCCCGGCATCTCGACCCGGAGAGCCTGCGATACTACTATGCCAGCAAGCTGACCGACACGGTCGGCGACATTGACTTGGGGATCGAGGACTTCGTCAATAAGACGAACGCCGACATCGTCGGCAAGTACGCCAATCTCGCCTCGCGGTCGGGTCCCATGCTGGCGAACAAGCTGGGCGGCCGGCTTGGCCGGCTCGATGACGAGGGTCGCCAGCTCGTCGAGCGGCTCGCCGCCGCCAGGGACGCCATCGTCGCTGATTACGAAGGGCTCGACTATGCCGCCGTGGTTCGCGCGGTCAGCGCTCTGGCCGATGAGGCCAATCGCTATGTCGAAACCAAGCAGCCCTGGGCGACGGTCAAGGTCGATCCCGAGCAGACGCGAGCGACGTTGACCGCGACACTGAACGCCATGAAGACCCTTACGATCTACCTCAAGCCCATCCTGCCGAAGTTTGCCGAGAAGGTCGAGAAGTTCCTGGACGTCGAGCCGCTGGGCTTTGCGGACGTGGACGGGGTCCTGGAAGATCACGAAATCGGTACGTTTGAACGGTTGTTCGAGAGAATTGACGAGGAACAGGTACAGACCATGTTGGAAGAAAGTAAGGAAAGCCAGGCCCCCCAGGCGGCGCCGGCACCGGAACCTGAGAAGGCGGCGGTTTCGCCTTTCAAGCCGGAAGTGACCATCGATGATTTCGCCAAGCTCGATCTGCGGATCGCCAAGGTGCTGACGGCCGAGCCCGTCGAGGGCGCCGATAAGCTCCTGCACCTCGTGCTGGACGTCGGCGGAGTCGAGAGGAACGTCCTGGCAGGTATCGCCAAAGCTTACCAACCCGAGCAGCTCGTGGGCCGGCTGGTGGTGTTCTTCGCCAACCTCAAGCCCCGCAAGATGAAGTTCGGCACCTCCGAAGGCATGATTCTGGCCTGTGGTCCCGGCGGCGGCGACGTGTTTCTCCTGGCGCCCGACGCCGGCGCAACGCCCGGACAGGTCGTGTCCTGA
- a CDS encoding calcium/sodium antiporter codes for MPLAVSAILVVSGLTLLVLGAEALVRGAASLGKRFGIAEIVIGLTIVAFGTSMPEMAVNILASIDARNDIVFGNIIGSNIFNLLFILGISGLIYPLTVQQNTVWKEIPFSLLVTLALLLLVNDTWDGASPACMLSRNDGLLLLLLFAVFLTYVLGIPRIETDDEYGTRQYSLRVSLLLVFGGLGVLVIGARMCLNGAVAMGRQLHVSEKFIACTIVAAGTSLPELATSAVAAYRRHCDIAVGNVVGSNIFNILWILGASAVIRPAQYQGSFNVDVILLAAATLILFLVMFTGQKRRLDRWEALILMVMYGGYTGYLLYAR; via the coding sequence ATGCCGTTAGCCGTATCCGCCATTCTCGTCGTCAGTGGCCTGACCCTACTGGTACTCGGGGCCGAGGCACTCGTGCGCGGCGCCGCGTCGCTTGGAAAGAGATTCGGAATCGCCGAGATCGTGATCGGGCTGACGATCGTCGCTTTCGGCACGTCGATGCCCGAGATGGCGGTCAATATCCTGGCCTCGATCGACGCGAGAAATGACATCGTCTTCGGTAACATCATCGGCAGCAATATCTTCAATCTCCTCTTCATCCTGGGAATATCCGGCCTCATCTATCCTCTCACGGTCCAGCAGAACACCGTATGGAAGGAAATCCCCTTTTCCCTGCTGGTCACCCTCGCTCTTCTGCTTCTGGTCAATGACACATGGGACGGCGCTTCCCCAGCGTGTATGCTGTCGCGAAACGACGGGCTCCTGTTGCTGTTGTTGTTTGCAGTTTTCCTGACGTACGTCCTCGGCATCCCGAGAATCGAGACAGACGATGAGTACGGGACCAGGCAGTATTCCCTGCGGGTCTCACTGCTTCTCGTTTTCGGCGGACTCGGCGTGCTTGTGATCGGGGCCAGAATGTGCCTGAACGGGGCTGTCGCAATGGGACGCCAACTGCACGTCAGCGAGAAATTCATCGCATGCACGATTGTCGCAGCAGGCACGTCCCTCCCGGAGCTGGCGACCTCGGCCGTGGCCGCTTACCGCCGACACTGCGATATCGCCGTCGGGAACGTCGTCGGCTCCAATATCTTCAACATCCTGTGGATTCTGGGGGCCAGCGCCGTGATCCGCCCGGCGCAATACCAAGGCAGCTTCAACGTCGATGTGATCTTGCTGGCCGCGGCGACGCTGATCCTGTTTCTCGTCATGTTCACGGGACAGAAACGCCGCCTGGATCGCTGGGAGGCACTGATTCTGATGGTGATGTACGGCGGATATACCGGATACCTTCTATATGCCCGATAA
- a CDS encoding DUF502 domain-containing protein — MTFKKDLTRGLASGMLVLVPVGVTLLVMRWLFSWAAGLLRPVVKYATSGLVRLHFVQDIPAGYTNFVVSILAVVLLLLSVYLVGVLGQHLVGRRLIAATEKVWLKIPLARSIYAATKQVMEALSQPQGTAFKSVVLVEFPAPGLTAIGFLTGYIHDTTGRKYAKVLIPTTPNPTTGFLELVPAEKITVTNLAVEEAFRMIISGGIVSPKDLFTPKGETPTE, encoded by the coding sequence ATGACTTTCAAAAAGGATCTGACGCGGGGACTGGCCTCCGGCATGTTGGTGCTGGTGCCCGTCGGAGTGACCTTGCTGGTCATGCGGTGGCTGTTCTCCTGGGCCGCTGGTCTTCTTCGGCCGGTGGTCAAGTATGCCACGTCGGGGCTGGTCCGACTCCATTTCGTCCAGGACATCCCGGCCGGATACACCAACTTCGTCGTCTCCATTCTGGCGGTTGTCCTGCTCCTGCTGTCGGTCTACCTGGTCGGCGTGCTCGGTCAGCACCTTGTGGGTCGTCGCCTGATCGCCGCGACGGAGAAGGTCTGGCTCAAGATTCCGTTGGCTCGCTCGATTTATGCCGCGACCAAGCAGGTGATGGAGGCGTTGTCGCAGCCCCAGGGGACCGCGTTCAAGTCGGTGGTCCTGGTGGAGTTCCCTGCTCCCGGACTGACGGCGATCGGCTTCCTGACCGGTTACATTCACGACACCACAGGACGCAAGTATGCCAAGGTTCTGATCCCCACTACCCCGAACCCCACCACGGGTTTCCTCGAACTGGTTCCGGCTGAGAAGATCACAGTGACCAATCTCGCGGTAGAAGAAGCGTTTCGGATGATTATTTCCGGCGGAATCGTTTCACCCAAAGATCTGTTCACGCCCAAAGGGGAAACACCCACCGAATGA